GGAGGGCCTGGTCTGCTGAGAACAAAAAGCAACTATTCAGCATACCCTGCGTCTACTCTTATTCTAAAAATTGGGAGTCGGGTTCGGCATCGGCTTCCGGCTCGGAGAGCCTGCAGTTCGGAAGAGGGTTGAAATGGAAAACGAATGGCCAGGTCATGCGGGAAGTGCCCCTTAGACGTTTCGTTTCCCATCCCGATCCCGGACCTGACAAAAGCATTGCCATGGTGAATAGTTACAACAAAAAAACTAACTTCAGGACATTTACTAATGAAGGCCAACCTGCGTTGGAAAATCCCCATCATACTACTGGTGCTGCTCGTCAGCCTGGCTTTTTTTCTGCCCACTTTTTCTAAGGTTAAGGATTCCAGGATCGGTGAGTACCTTCCGGACAGGCAGCTGAACCTGGGCCTGGACCTGCAGGGCGGAATCCATCTCCTGCTCAACGTTGAGGTCGAAAAAGCCATGGAAAGATCTCTTTCCCAGGCCGGACTCGATATCCGTGACGATGCCAGAGAAAATCAGATCCATGTTCTAAGGCCCTCGGTGAACGAGGATACAAAGCTGGAGTTCACCCTGCTTCGCAGTGAGCAGCAGGGAGAGCTGGAGCAACTGCTCTCGGACAGGCATCCCAACCTGCAGATAGTGGATACAGAGGCCCTTGAGGACGACAGGATACGCTACATCATGGATTATGTCCCGGAACTCAAAGACGAGATGCATGAAATGACCATGGACCAGGCGGTGAAAACCATCCGCAACCGCATCGACCAGTTCGGCCTGGCCGAACCGGATATCCGGAAGCAGGAGGAAAACCGTGTTCAGGTCCAGCTTCCCGGCATGGATGATCCCGACAGGGCCATAGAAATCGTCGGCCAGACCGCCCACCTGGAGTTCAAGCTGGTTGACGAGGATGCTGATGTGCGCAGGGCAGAGGAAGACGGTGTTGTTCCGCCTGGAAGCAGGCTTTACTACCAGGTGACAGAAGGCCCCGACGACACTGAGAGCAAGCAGCCCATTGTGCTCAAGGACGACACCCTCATGAGCGGGGAACATATCACCAACGCCCACACAGCCTTTGACGAGCGCAACAACCCTTACGTCTCTTTGACCTTCGACTCCCGGGGGGCCAGCATATTTGAAAGGATCACCGGGGAGAACATCCAGGAAAGGCTGGCCATAGTCCTGGACGGAGAAGTATATTCCACTCCGGTTATCCAGGAGAGAATTTCAGGCGGCAGAGCAAGCATCACCGGCCAGTTCACCGTGCAGGAGGCCCATGACCTCTCTGTCGTCTTGAGGGCAGGGGCGCTGCCTGCTCCGGTGCATATCATGGAAGAAAGAACAGTGGGGCCTTCTCTGGGCCAGGAATCCATTGAGCGCGGGGTCAACTCAGCCCTCATCGGAGGCGCCTTAGTGGTGGCCTTTATAATCTTTTACTACGGCTTCGCCGGTGTTGTGGCCAATACAGTCCTGGCTTTGAATATAATCCTCATACTTGCCGGTCTTGCCGGATTCGGGGCCACCCTGACCCTGCCGGGAATAGCCGGCATAATCCTGACCATAGGCATTGCTGTAGACGCCAATGTGCTCATATTTGAGCGCATAAGGGAGGAGCTAAGGCGGGGGCTGTCTCCCAGGGCAGCTGTGCAGGAGGGTTACAACCGGGCCACTCTGACCATTCTGGACGCCAATGTGACCACAGTCATCGCCGCCATGATCCTTTACCAGTTCGGCACCGGGCCGGTCCGTGGATTTGCCGTGACCCTGACCCTGGGGATACTGGCCTCAATGTTTACGGCCATATTTGTATCCAGGGTGATCTTCGATATCTGGATCGCCAGCCGCAAACCACAGACAGCACTTAACATCTAACCCTTCAAGGCAGAACCATAATGGGTTTTCAGATAATCAGACCGGATACCAGCTTTGACTTCATGGGCAAAAGAAAGATTGCCCTGACAATATCTTTGGTCCTTTTGTTTCTGGGACTTGCTTCGCTTCTGGTCAAAGGGGGGCCGAGATACGGCATAGACTTTGCAGGCGGGGTGATTCTCCAGATCCAGTTTGAATCAGAAGTGGAAATGGGCAAGCTCGAATCCCTGTTGCAGGAGGCCCAGCTCCCGGGCATGTCCCTGCAGACATTCGGGGACCGCGGAGACAATGAATACCTGGTGCGCAGTTCAGCCGAGGGCTTGACCACCAGTGATGTACGGGAGCAGACACGCCAGGCCCTGCAGGCAGAATTTCAGGAGGACGAGTTCACTTTTCAGAGGCTGGAAATGGTCGGTCCCAGGGTGGGCGAGGAGCTCCGGGAAAATGCGCTGCAGGCTCTTTTCTTTGCCGTACTGCTCATATCCATTTATATATCCGGTCGCTTTGAGCACAAGTGGTTTATTGCCGGGTTCATGGCTGCAGGCCTGGGACTTGGGGTGTATCTGCTGAAAATCCTGGGGGCCCCCCTGGTCTTTCTCATCCTGGCCGCCCTTTTGATATCAATCATGTTCACATGGTATTTAAAGCTGAGCTTTGCCCTGGGGGCGGTACTGGCCCTGATACATGACGTACTCATTACTGTGGGAATTTTCTCGCTTCTAAACAAGGAATTCGACCTGAGCATAGTGGCCGCCCTGCTGACCATTATCGGCTATTCCCTGAACGATACCATTGTCATTTATGACCGCATCCGGGAAAACATGCGCAAGAAAATAAGCGAGTCTTTGACTCAGACCATCAATACAAGCCTGAACCAGACCCTGAGCCGGACCATTGTCACCTCCGGAACTACACTTATGGTAATTCTGTCCCTGCTCATCCTGGGCGGGGGCATAATCCACGATTTTGCCTTTGCCCTGCTGGTAGGTGTTCTGGTGGGAACATTCTCTTCTGTATTCGTGGCCAGTTCCATTCTCCTGAAACTGAGACCGGAAATCCCGGGAGAGGACGAAAAGGAAGAAGTAATTGACGTCAAGGCCAGGATGGATATGCGGGCTCAGAAAAAAGGCAGATGATTCAAGAATTATGGATTGGGATTCTGGGATTCAGGAATTGAGGGATTGAGGAATTCAAAGATTGTGAATTATGGATTAAAGGGTTAGATAAGGCCCAGGTTCACACGCTCTAATCCAAAAGGCTCCGGAATTTTTTAGTTCCCGGAGCCTTTTTTTAAGAAAGTATTTGCTGCTCTTTCCTGCCTCTGCAGTGCTGAGCCGTCAATTCTTTAATCCCTGAATCCCTCAATATCAAATCCCTCAATCTATCAATCAATATTTAAAACATATCCTTTTCTGTCTCGTCGATTATTTCCTCTATGCTGGCCTGCAGCTCCGCCGGCAGACCCATGATATCCACATTCATGAAACCGCGTACAATGGTTGAAGTCGCCTGCTCCTCGTCCAGCCCCCGGGCCATGAGATACTCGATTTCTTCCTGGGCAATCTTGCCCACGGCTGCCTCATGGGAGAGCTCTACACCTGGAACCGTGGCCTTTAATTCTGGAATGGCGTGAATAATACCCTCAGACAAAACAAGGCCCTTGCATTCCAGGTGACCCTTGGCAGGGGCGGTATTGCCCTCTATGATCCCGGGAGCGATTATGGTCCCTCCGGTGGTGATGGTTCTGGATATTATCTCTCCCCTGGTATCGGGGGCATTGAGCACTATCTTGTTGCCGGAATCAATATAGGATCCTTTTGGGGCTACGAGAATGGAGTTAAAGCTGGCCACGGCCCTTTCTCCGTTTAGAAACACCGCTGGAAAGGACTGTACAGACCTCACCGGGCGCAGCAGTATATAATTGCTGGCGAAAACCCCGTCTTCCTGGACTATGGCCACGGTGCGGGGCCGGACCATGACCTCGCTGCCCCAGTTGTGCACCATGGTAAAGGTGAGCTTGCCGCCCTTCTTGATATAGATCTCGGAGATGCCCAGGTGCAGGGCCGAGGTCACATCTGCCGAAGTGGTGCAGCCTGTTATGACATGCAGTTCCGAGTCTTCTTCCACAATAATTATATTGTGTACATTCTGGCCCACATTCTCACCCTTAATGAAAAGGCAGGACTGGACCGGATCTGTTATTTTGGCCCCCTTTTCAGTCCTGATGAAGTAACCTCCGTGCACCTTTTCCGCGGCGGCCCGGGTAAACTCGTCCTTATCCTTGTCCACGGCCTGCCAGTAATACTCAGGCAGGCCGTCATACTTGTCCAGAGCCTCCTTTATATCCAGGATCTCAACACCTTTCTGGCATGAACTGCAATGCACCTTGGAATGGTTGACATGCAGATATGAGCCGCTTCTCTGGGCCTCTGAAGTATCCACGCCGGCCATGAGCAGCTGTTTACGGTCTGCTTCGCTCAGCTGCCGCAGATCTTTGAGGGCCGGCTGTTCCTGCTGGTCAAAACTGTACCTGCCCAGATCCACCCGGGGTGTTTCACTTTCGTTTAGTTGAGACATCTTACACACTCCTTATATCCGTATTTGCTGATATGATCCAGAATATCTCTGGGCCTTGCAGTGCAGCACAGCTTTCCTTCGTAAAGCACCTGCCCCCTGTCCGCATTGATGTAATCCAGTATGTATCCGGTATGGGTTATAATCAGCCCGGATGTCTGATGTCTGGATTTGAGCTCTTTCATGGAAATACCGTTTCTGGGCTCAAGAGGACCGTCCAGAATCCCTCTTATGACCTTGCCGATAAGGTTCATGTTTTCCAGATCAACACCTGACTCCGGCTCGTCAAAAAGGACCAGCCCGGGATCCTGAGCCATGAGCTGCAAGAGCTCCGACCTTTTTATCTCCCCCCCTGAAAATCCTGCATTGATATCCCTGTCAAGAAGCTCTGTAAAATTGACCTCCTTGGCCATTTCGTCCACGTCAACCTCCCTGCCCCCGGCACACAGCTTGACCATATCCCTGGTCTTGAGTCCGTGAATCGTGGGAGGACGCTGAAAGGACATGCCGATACCCAGTCTTGCACGATCATAAGCAGGCATGTGGGTGATATCCTGGTCATTGTAGTAAATTCTGCCTTTCACGATTTCATAGCCGTCAAAACCCATGAGAGTCATAAGCAGGGAGGTCTTGCCGGACCCGTTGGGACCGAAAAGTATAAAGTTCTCTCCATCGCTTATCTGCAGGTTTATCCCCTTGAGGATCTCCCTGCCCCCGACCTTGACGAACAGATCTTCAATGGTAAGCATGACCACTCCTTAGTGTATAATTACATTGTTCAATGATGTTAAGTCAGCCTGGATATGGAAAAATTCTGCGCAGGCTACAGCTACTCCAGAAAAAATTCATCCTTTTTCTGAGCCTGATAACAATAATAACACCTTTTATTATCTTTGAAAAGAGGCAGCAAAATCATTCCGGCCAGAAAGCCTCCTGCATGGGCCCACCAGGCCACTCCTGACCCGGAGGAAAAAATACCCGCCCCGATGGCGGACATTATCTGGATAATAAACCATATCCCCAGAAAAATCACCGCCGGAATCCGGAACACAAAAACAGGGGGTATAAAGGTGAGCACCCAGGAGTGGGGATAAAGCAGAAAATATGCCCCCATCACCCCTGCCACTGCGCCGGATGCTCCCACTACAGGTATTGGCGAGGTCAGGTTGAAGATGATGTGTGTACCCAGGGCCGCCACCCCGCACACCAGGTAAAAGAGCAGAAACCTCAAGGAGCCCATGACATCCTCGATGTTTACAGCAAATATCCAAAGCATCCAGCTGTTTATGAGAAAATGCCAGAATCCCCCGTGCAGGAACATATAGGTTATCGCCGTGTAGAATCCTGCCTCTGGATAACCCATCCAGGCGGCCCATTCTGGCTGGGTGAATCTGGCCGGAACCAGGCCGTAGAGATGAAAAATCCTGTTCATCCCTTCCGGGCCAAGGCTTACTGTGTACAAAAAAACCAGGGCGTTTATCCCGATAAGGCCCATGACCATGTAAGGCCTGTACACATTGGGAATACTGTCTTTTAACGGTATCAAGGATTGCAGGCCATATTTTTAAAATGGTTATAATCCACGCCGGCTTTTTTTCTTCGAAGCCCCGTTAAAAGCCTTTGCAGTGCCGTCACCTGATCCATCAGCCCTTGAAAATCCCGGCTGTTGTCCACCACCATCTGGCAGCGCTTAATTTTTTCCGGTTGTGAAAACTGCATGGCATCCAGGCTCTCAAAAACATCCGGGCTCCACCCCCTGCTGGAACAGACCCTGTTTCTGCGCAGAAAATCCGGGCAGAACACCCCTACACTCAGGCAGTCACGGTCTCCGGCCATGCCGGATTCGAACCACAGGGGAATTTCAGCCAGGGCCAGACGCTTATCCGCGTGTTTCTCCCAGAACTCTTCAAGCCTGTGTCCCACCAGTGGGTGAATCAGGTGTGCAATCTCATCCATGAGCCCAGAGTCCTGCATAACTGCTGCAAGCAGCTTTTTTTTGTCCACCGGCTGGTCATCCTGTGGAGTAAAACGGTAACCGAAACGTTTCCTGAGTATAAGCCATCCGTCGCTGCCTGGCTGATACAGATCATCAACGCATTTGTCCGCGCTGAAGACAGGAAAACCCAGACTTCTGAAATATTCCAGCACACTGCTTTTACCGCATCCCGCAGACCCTGTAACGACTACTTTCTGACACTTCCTGACAAGCCACAGCAGGGTGCGTATGAAATCCCGGGGAGGCCTGCTGATAAATTCCAGCCATTGTCGGCTTACAGGATGCATGATCCCCAGGCACGATGAATGCAGCAACTGCCTTTTAGCCAGCCTGGAAAGAAACCTTTTTTTCCAGCCAAACCTGTCCCAATCTGTGCCGCCGTAAATCCTGTCCCCAAGCACGGGATGGTTCAAATGGGAAAAATGAACCCGGATCTGGTGCGTGCGTCCCGTAAATATCTGCACTTGCACAAGACTCCAAAGCCCACTGGGATCACGCTTCAGCACTTTATAGGCTGTTCTTGCGCTGCGTCCTTCTCTGCTTGGTGCCACCCTGGCCCTGCTCTGCTGGTCTCTGGCCAGGGGAACATTGATTATGCCTTCATCCTGTTTCAAGGCCCCGCAGACCAGGGCCAGATAAGTTTTATGCACGCGGCGTCCGGCAAACTGCCCGGCAAGGTCTTCTTTGGCCTCCTGGTTCAGGGCCGCCACCATGAGTCCGGTTGTATCCTTGTCCAGCCTGTGCACTATACCGGGCCTTTGTCTGTCCGTCATGAGCCGCAGTCCTGGGCAGGCATAAAGCAGGTAATGCACCAGAGTGGGAGCGGGGTCCGAGGAGGAAGGGTGTACGCTCAGGCCTGCAGGTTTATTTAAAACTACCATCTCCCGGTCCATGTATACAATGTCCAGCTTTCCGGCTACAGGCTCAAGATCTTCATTTTCCTCCCGGGCAAGAACCTGGACTGTTTGGCCTGCACTAAGCTTATGCGCCGGCTTCAGGCAGACAGTACCGTCAAGAAGGATATTACCCTTTCTGATCCAGTCCTGCACCCTGGACCTGGAAGGAGCGGGTCGGGGAATATTCTGCATCACCAGCCGGTCCAGCCTGGACCCGGCCTGGGACTCCTGAACCGTAAACAAAAGCTCTTCACCCAACTAACGGCTCCTGACAGAAAATATCGCCCTTTGCTGAAATATTCCCGGGTCTATTTTTCAAACTAAAGCACAACCTCTGTGCCGATACCGCCCCTGGTAAAAATCTCCAGGATGATGGAATTCTCCACCCGGCCGTCTATTATATGCGCCTTCTGCACTCCTTCTTCCACGCATTCCATGCAGCACTTGAGCTTGGGGATCATGCCCCCGGCCACCACTCCCGACTCCATCACCTGGGCCGCCTGCCTGCGGGTAAGGCTGGAGATAATCTCCCCGGAAGGATCCTGCACACCGGCTACATCGGTCAGAAGTATGAGCTTTTTGGCCTTCAGGGCCGAGGCCATGGCCCCTGCCACCGAATCGGCATTTATATTGTACGTCTCCCCTTCTTCATCCACTCCCACGGGAGCAATGATGGGAATAAAACCCCTGGCCTGCACCGCTTGAATAAGACCGGTGTTTATATTTACCACTTCCCCCACCTTGCCCAGATCGATGATCTCCGGTGGAGCGTCCTTGCGGTTTATGACCATCTCCATTTTGCGGGCCATTATGGTAGGGCCATCCTTGCCGGACAGGCCCACCGACCTGCCACCGCACTGATTGATCAGGCTGACGATCTCCTTGTTCACTTTTCCCACCAGGACCATTTCCACCACGTCCATGGTGGCCTGGTCGGTTATCCTCAGGCCTTCCCGGAACTGGCAGTCTATTTTGAGCTGTTCCAGCATACTGCCTATCTGGGGTCCGCCGCCATGGACAATGATTGGATTCAAGCCGATATACTTGAGCAGGATAATGTTCAGGGCGAAACTTTTTTTGAGGTTGGCATCGATCATGGCGTGACCGCCATACTTGACCACAACGGTTTCACTGTAGAACTCCCTGATGTATGGTAGGGCCTCAAGCAGAATTTTGGCCTTATTGGCTTCGCTTTCCATGCTGCTCCTGTATCCGGTATGCACGCCGGGCCATATTTTTGTAACTACTCAGCACCTGCGGACGAAAAGCCAGGGTCCGGGGGTTCGGCAAACTGGGTCCCGCACTTACTTTTCTATGTCCAACCAATTTTCAGAGCAAGATTTGCCAGAAAGTAAGTGCGGGATCTGAACGACGTAGGAAGCGTTAATCAAAACCGTTCAACGCCGAATTTGATTCAAAGCATCTTATAGGATATATCCTGACTATTAAACCCGTGTATAGGTTTTGATTTACGCTTCCTTGGAGTGAGTTTTTACGTCCTGTTTGCCGAATTTCCGGATCACTGGAACTCATTATCATTATGGCGAACAGTTAACATATTTTTATCTCTGGGATACCGCCCAGGACTAGAGTATATACCTGGTCAGGTCCCGGTCTTCCTGCACATCTTTTAGCTGCTCCCGGACATATTCCTTGTCCACGGTAATCTTTTGACCGGCCAGTTCCGGGGCCTTAAAGGACAGATCCTGCAGAAGCTTTTCCATGATGGTGTACAGACGTCTGGCCCCGATATTCTCAGTTTCATCGTTGACTTTCTGGGCGAAGGAGGACAGCTCTTCAAGAGCCTGGTTATCGAATTCCAGACTAATGCCTTCGGTCTCCAGGAGGGCCCTGTACTGCCTGGTGAGGGCGTTCTGGGGCTCAGTGAGAATACGGTAAAAGTCTTCGCCGGTAAGGGCGGAAAGCTCTACGCGCAGGGGAAATCTGCCCTGCAGTTCCGGAACCAGGTCCGAGGGCTTGGCGTAATGAAATGCCCCGGCGGCGATAAAGAGTATATGATCGCTTCTGACCATGCCGTACTTGGTGTTGACCACGCATCCTTCCACCACCGGCAAAAGGTCTCTCTGGACTCCCTCCCTGGACACGTCCGCTTTGGAGGATTTGTCGCTGGCGCATACCTTGTCTATTTCGTCGATAAATATGATCCCGCTTTGCTCCACGCGATCCTTGGCTATCTCGGTCACCTTGTCCATATCCACCAGTCGCTCGGTCTCCTCCTGAAGCAGGATCTCGTAAGCATTTTTTACTTTTACCTTCTTTGTCTTCTTTTTCTTGGGAAAAACACGGCTGAACATGTCCCGGAACTGCATCTCCATGTCCTCCATACCCGGCATGGACATGATCTCCACGTTGGAACCGGCCTGCACCTCCACCTCCACGGTGCGGTCGTTGAGCCGGCCGTCACGCCAGAGCTTGCGCAGCTTTTCCCGGGTCCTGTTTTCGTCGGCCTGAGACTGCTGGTCCTGCGAATAGCCATCGCCGGCCTGTCCTGTGGACTCCAGTTGAAAAGCGACCTGCTGCTGGCCCTGCCCCCCCTGCTGGCCTTCCGGGGCCTTTTTGGGCGGCAGAAGCAGATCCAGAAGTCTTTCCTCGGCATTGGCCTCGGCCTTGGCCTGGACCTTTTCGCGCTCCTCGGAACGAACCAGGTTGACCCCGATCTCCATAAGGTCCCGGATCATGGATTCAACATCGCGGCCTACGTAGCCCACTTCTGTAAACTTTGAAGCCTCCACCTTGAAAAACGGAGACCCGGCCAGCTTGGCCAGCCGCCTGGCCACCTCGGTCTTGCCCACCCCGGTGGGGCCGATCATGATTATATTCTTGGGGGCTATTTCCTCGCGCAGTTCCGGGTCCAGCTGCTGCCTGCGCCACCTGTTGCGCAGGGCGATGGCCACCATGTTCTTGGCATCCTGCTGGCCGATTATATACCTGTCCAGTTCGTGTACTATCTCTCTCGGCGTGAGTGTTGTGCTCATTAACTTAATTCCTTTCTAATCGATTTTTTCCGTGACGATATTATTATTTGTATAAACACATATCCGGGCTGCTATCTGCATGCCCTGATTGACTATGTCTTCAGCACTCAGCTCGGTATTGTCCACAAGGGCCCTGGAAGCAGCCAGGGCATACGGACCTCCGGAACCAATGGCTGCTATGCCGTCGTCCGGCTCTATCACATCACCTGTGCCGCTGATGATAAGGACATTCTCCTTGTCCGCCACCACAAGCAGGGCTTCCAGACGCCGCAGATACTTATCCATGCGCCATTCCTTGGCCAGCTCCACACTGGCCCGGAGAAGATTACCGCGATATTCCTCCAGTTTGGCCTCGAACCGCTCAAACAGGGTGAAAGCATCTGCAGTGGCTCCGGCAAAACCGGCCAGGACACTGTCCTTATACATGCGACGCACTTTTCTGGCCGTATGCTTCATGACTATGGACTGGCCCATGGTCACCTGACCGTCTCCAGCCATGGCGATCCGGCCGTTTTTTTTAACAGCCAGAATCGTAGTTCCTTCGAATGTCATATGTATGTTCTCCATGAAAACCTTTTATGATATTTAAAGCTGCACCTGCAAAAAGTCGAAAAATGAATAATTCAGGGTAACTGTTCAGCACATTTTGTGTGTACTCTTGTTCTGGCCATCGGTGTCGGGGTCGGGATCGGTATCGGCTTCCGGCTCGGAGAGTCTACAGCTCGGAGAGGTTCGACAGAAAACCGAAAAACAAAGTTGCGT
Above is a window of Desulfonatronospira thiodismutans ASO3-1 DNA encoding:
- a CDS encoding rhomboid family intramembrane serine protease; the encoded protein is MIPLKDSIPNVYRPYMVMGLIGINALVFLYTVSLGPEGMNRIFHLYGLVPARFTQPEWAAWMGYPEAGFYTAITYMFLHGGFWHFLINSWMLWIFAVNIEDVMGSLRFLLFYLVCGVAALGTHIIFNLTSPIPVVGASGAVAGVMGAYFLLYPHSWVLTFIPPVFVFRIPAVIFLGIWFIIQIMSAIGAGIFSSGSGVAWWAHAGGFLAGMILLPLFKDNKRCYYCYQAQKKDEFFLE
- the secD gene encoding protein translocase subunit SecD — translated: MKANLRWKIPIILLVLLVSLAFFLPTFSKVKDSRIGEYLPDRQLNLGLDLQGGIHLLLNVEVEKAMERSLSQAGLDIRDDARENQIHVLRPSVNEDTKLEFTLLRSEQQGELEQLLSDRHPNLQIVDTEALEDDRIRYIMDYVPELKDEMHEMTMDQAVKTIRNRIDQFGLAEPDIRKQEENRVQVQLPGMDDPDRAIEIVGQTAHLEFKLVDEDADVRRAEEDGVVPPGSRLYYQVTEGPDDTESKQPIVLKDDTLMSGEHITNAHTAFDERNNPYVSLTFDSRGASIFERITGENIQERLAIVLDGEVYSTPVIQERISGGRASITGQFTVQEAHDLSVVLRAGALPAPVHIMEERTVGPSLGQESIERGVNSALIGGALVVAFIIFYYGFAGVVANTVLALNIILILAGLAGFGATLTLPGIAGIILTIGIAVDANVLIFERIREELRRGLSPRAAVQEGYNRATLTILDANVTTVIAAMILYQFGTGPVRGFAVTLTLGILASMFTAIFVSRVIFDIWIASRKPQTALNI
- a CDS encoding SufB/SufD family protein, whose protein sequence is MSQLNESETPRVDLGRYSFDQQEQPALKDLRQLSEADRKQLLMAGVDTSEAQRSGSYLHVNHSKVHCSSCQKGVEILDIKEALDKYDGLPEYYWQAVDKDKDEFTRAAAEKVHGGYFIRTEKGAKITDPVQSCLFIKGENVGQNVHNIIIVEEDSELHVITGCTTSADVTSALHLGISEIYIKKGGKLTFTMVHNWGSEVMVRPRTVAIVQEDGVFASNYILLRPVRSVQSFPAVFLNGERAVASFNSILVAPKGSYIDSGNKIVLNAPDTRGEIISRTITTGGTIIAPGIIEGNTAPAKGHLECKGLVLSEGIIHAIPELKATVPGVELSHEAAVGKIAQEEIEYLMARGLDEEQATSTIVRGFMNVDIMGLPAELQASIEEIIDETEKDMF
- the argB gene encoding acetylglutamate kinase → MESEANKAKILLEALPYIREFYSETVVVKYGGHAMIDANLKKSFALNIILLKYIGLNPIIVHGGGPQIGSMLEQLKIDCQFREGLRITDQATMDVVEMVLVGKVNKEIVSLINQCGGRSVGLSGKDGPTIMARKMEMVINRKDAPPEIIDLGKVGEVVNINTGLIQAVQARGFIPIIAPVGVDEEGETYNINADSVAGAMASALKAKKLILLTDVAGVQDPSGEIISSLTRRQAAQVMESGVVAGGMIPKLKCCMECVEEGVQKAHIIDGRVENSIILEIFTRGGIGTEVVL
- the hslV gene encoding ATP-dependent protease subunit HslV, whose protein sequence is MTFEGTTILAVKKNGRIAMAGDGQVTMGQSIVMKHTARKVRRMYKDSVLAGFAGATADAFTLFERFEAKLEEYRGNLLRASVELAKEWRMDKYLRRLEALLVVADKENVLIISGTGDVIEPDDGIAAIGSGGPYALAASRALVDNTELSAEDIVNQGMQIAARICVYTNNNIVTEKID
- a CDS encoding ABC transporter ATP-binding protein, which gives rise to MLTIEDLFVKVGGREILKGINLQISDGENFILFGPNGSGKTSLLMTLMGFDGYEIVKGRIYYNDQDITHMPAYDRARLGIGMSFQRPPTIHGLKTRDMVKLCAGGREVDVDEMAKEVNFTELLDRDINAGFSGGEIKRSELLQLMAQDPGLVLFDEPESGVDLENMNLIGKVIRGILDGPLEPRNGISMKELKSRHQTSGLIITHTGYILDYINADRGQVLYEGKLCCTARPRDILDHISKYGYKECVRCLN
- the secF gene encoding protein translocase subunit SecF, encoding MGFQIIRPDTSFDFMGKRKIALTISLVLLFLGLASLLVKGGPRYGIDFAGGVILQIQFESEVEMGKLESLLQEAQLPGMSLQTFGDRGDNEYLVRSSAEGLTTSDVREQTRQALQAEFQEDEFTFQRLEMVGPRVGEELRENALQALFFAVLLISIYISGRFEHKWFIAGFMAAGLGLGVYLLKILGAPLVFLILAALLISIMFTWYLKLSFALGAVLALIHDVLITVGIFSLLNKEFDLSIVAALLTIIGYSLNDTIVIYDRIRENMRKKISESLTQTINTSLNQTLSRTIVTSGTTLMVILSLLILGGGIIHDFAFALLVGVLVGTFSSVFVASSILLKLRPEIPGEDEKEEVIDVKARMDMRAQKKGR
- the coaE gene encoding dephospho-CoA kinase (Dephospho-CoA kinase (CoaE) performs the final step in coenzyme A biosynthesis.), with protein sequence MGEELLFTVQESQAGSRLDRLVMQNIPRPAPSRSRVQDWIRKGNILLDGTVCLKPAHKLSAGQTVQVLAREENEDLEPVAGKLDIVYMDREMVVLNKPAGLSVHPSSSDPAPTLVHYLLYACPGLRLMTDRQRPGIVHRLDKDTTGLMVAALNQEAKEDLAGQFAGRRVHKTYLALVCGALKQDEGIINVPLARDQQSRARVAPSREGRSARTAYKVLKRDPSGLWSLVQVQIFTGRTHQIRVHFSHLNHPVLGDRIYGGTDWDRFGWKKRFLSRLAKRQLLHSSCLGIMHPVSRQWLEFISRPPRDFIRTLLWLVRKCQKVVVTGSAGCGKSSVLEYFRSLGFPVFSADKCVDDLYQPGSDGWLILRKRFGYRFTPQDDQPVDKKKLLAAVMQDSGLMDEIAHLIHPLVGHRLEEFWEKHADKRLALAEIPLWFESGMAGDRDCLSVGVFCPDFLRRNRVCSSRGWSPDVFESLDAMQFSQPEKIKRCQMVVDNSRDFQGLMDQVTALQRLLTGLRRKKAGVDYNHFKNMACNP
- the hslU gene encoding ATP-dependent protease ATPase subunit HslU, whose translation is MSTTLTPREIVHELDRYIIGQQDAKNMVAIALRNRWRRQQLDPELREEIAPKNIIMIGPTGVGKTEVARRLAKLAGSPFFKVEASKFTEVGYVGRDVESMIRDLMEIGVNLVRSEEREKVQAKAEANAEERLLDLLLPPKKAPEGQQGGQGQQQVAFQLESTGQAGDGYSQDQQSQADENRTREKLRKLWRDGRLNDRTVEVEVQAGSNVEIMSMPGMEDMEMQFRDMFSRVFPKKKKTKKVKVKNAYEILLQEETERLVDMDKVTEIAKDRVEQSGIIFIDEIDKVCASDKSSKADVSREGVQRDLLPVVEGCVVNTKYGMVRSDHILFIAAGAFHYAKPSDLVPELQGRFPLRVELSALTGEDFYRILTEPQNALTRQYRALLETEGISLEFDNQALEELSSFAQKVNDETENIGARRLYTIMEKLLQDLSFKAPELAGQKITVDKEYVREQLKDVQEDRDLTRYIL